Sequence from the Armatimonadota bacterium genome:
CATGGCCTCGTTGTGGCTGCTGTTGAACGTGCGGATCACCCGGTAGCCCCGCTCCTGAGCGTATGCGATCGTCGCCGCCTTCAACGCCACCGCGATTCCCTGCCCGCGGTAGGCCGGGAGCACCGCGGTGAGTTGCTGGTGGAGCAGGCCCGGATCGCCATCGCTGCGCTTGAGCGCGCTTTCGCCGACGTAGAGGTCTCCCATCTTGGCAAGGAAGAAGGCGTCGGGCAGCACCCGTGGATGGCGGACCTCCTGGGCCAGGAACTCCTCTTGCGTGGGCGGCGTGGGCGGTTCGGGGTCGTCGCCGGGCACTCCCATGTCCAGGACGCAGTGCGCCTGGTAGACGGCTTCCAGGCAGTTCGTGTCGCGGCGGAGTTCCTCTTGCAGCGTCGTGATTGTAACTCCAAGCCGGGCCGCGCGCTCCTGGTAGTCGCGGAACCGGTCCAGGTTGACGCCGGCGACATCCAGCCGTGACTCGAACTCGCGCGCCTGCTCGACGAACTCGTAGCGCTGCAGGAATGCGACGGCGCGGCTCCGATCTTCGCGCGTCCAGGCCTTGAGCCGGCGCCCGCCATGGGCCATGACCGCGGACAGGATCTCATCCATGAGCCGGCTGCCGATGCCCCGGCCCTGATGATCGGGATGGACGTTCACGAAGGAGAAGAACTTCTCCGGGTGATGCGCCCAGGGGACGTGGCGGTAGCCGCCGTAGGCGACCACCTCATCCCCACCGGTGGTGGTCGCCACCATCCACTCTGAGATGTAGCGCCTCCGGTCGATCCTGGAGATCTCGTGCCGGACCTCGTCCACGGTGGTGGGCACGTCCGGGTTGATCGCGTTGTGGATCCGAACCAGCGCCGGAAGGTCGGCCTCGCTCAGTTCCCGAACGATTGTCTCTGCGACCATTGCGCAGACATTCTATCAGGATCTACCGAGGAGGACACCGTGAACCACGCATCAATGAACGCCGCCGCCGCCCGACTTGCAGCGGCCACGTCCCATCGTGCCGAGGACGCGCTTCGTCTGCTCGAGACCCTGGTCAACATGGACACGGGCTCCCGCTCCCTGGAGGGTCTGTCCACGGCGGGAACCTGGATCCAGGAGCAACTTGAGGGCCTGGGCCTATTGGTAGAGCGGCACGAGCACGCCGATGCCGGACCCACGCTGGTAGGCCGCAGGTCTGGGTCCGGGCGCCTCCGGTTGCTCTTCCTGGCGCATTACGATACCGTCTTTGACTCGGGCGAGCCCAGACACCGGCCGTTCCGCGTCGAGGCCGGGCGCGCCTTCGGGCCTGGAGTGGCGGACATGAAGGGCGGCATCGTCACGCTGTGGGAGGCGCTGCGGGCCCTGAACATGGAGGGCTGGGACGACTTCGCGACGCTGACTGTAATCCACAACGCCGATGAGGAGGTTGGCTCACGGGCCTCTCGGGAGATCATCGAGCGCGAGGGCCGGAACTGCGACATCTGCCTGGTGCACGAGCCGGGCCGGCTCGACGGGTCGGTGGTCACGGCGCGCAAAGGCGTTGGCAGGTACGTGTTGACGGTGCACGGGAGGGCGGCCCACGCGGGTGTCAACCCGCAGGACGGCGCGAGCGCTGTCGTTGCCCTGGCGCGCAAGATCCTGGAGATCCACGCGCTCAACGATCCTGCCAGGGGTATCTCCGCCAACGCGATCGTGACCTCCGGCGGCACCCGCTCAAACGTGGTGCCCGACCTGGCCGCGGCCGAGATTGACCTGCGGCTGCCCACCGCCGCGCTCGGGGCGGAGGCAATCGCGCGGCTGGAGGAGATCGCGCAGGTCCAGCACCTGCCCGGCACGCACGCAACGCTCTCCGGCGGGGTCAACAGGCCGCCGTTTGAGGCCGGGCCGGGCG
This genomic interval carries:
- a CDS encoding GNAT family N-acetyltransferase; this encodes MVAETIVRELSEADLPALVRIHNAINPDVPTTVDEVRHEISRIDRRRYISEWMVATTTGGDEVVAYGGYRHVPWAHHPEKFFSFVNVHPDHQGRGIGSRLMDEILSAVMAHGGRRLKAWTREDRSRAVAFLQRYEFVEQAREFESRLDVAGVNLDRFRDYQERAARLGVTITTLQEELRRDTNCLEAVYQAHCVLDMGVPGDDPEPPTPPTQEEFLAQEVRHPRVLPDAFFLAKMGDLYVGESALKRSDGDPGLLHQQLTAVLPAYRGQGIAVALKAATIAYAQERGYRVIRTFNSSHNEAMLAINAKFGFVRMPAWVTFTKRLEG
- a CDS encoding M20 family metallopeptidase, translated to MNHASMNAAAARLAAATSHRAEDALRLLETLVNMDTGSRSLEGLSTAGTWIQEQLEGLGLLVERHEHADAGPTLVGRRSGSGRLRLLFLAHYDTVFDSGEPRHRPFRVEAGRAFGPGVADMKGGIVTLWEALRALNMEGWDDFATLTVIHNADEEVGSRASREIIEREGRNCDICLVHEPGRLDGSVVTARKGVGRYVLTVHGRAAHAGVNPQDGASAVVALARKILEIHALNDPARGISANAIVTSGGTRSNVVPDLAAAEIDLRLPTAALGAEAIARLEEIAQVQHLPGTHATLSGGVNRPPFEAGPGGLALFGLAHEAAGILGFPLTAATTGGGSDGNFIAPLGVPVLDGMGAVGGGYHGPDEYLELATLPQRTALTALLVWEVCRRRA